The genomic stretch TTTTTTCAGCAAGCTCTTTGAGTTCTCTATAGCGAAAACTGACCGGGCCTTTATTTGCAGATGCTACAGATTTTCCCCTTTCCAGGGCGGTTTTTATGTGAGAAGCTGCCGGTTCGCCCCTATCTTCAATAGAGAGGGCGGAAAGCTCAACAAGAACGTCGTAATCAAGTGTTTTCGCAGCTTCCAGCGGAGTCAGTGAGGAAAGTTCCCTCTCGGCTGCAGTAAGTCTGTTGTTAAGTTTGAGTTCATCCAAAACTTTTTTAAGGTCTATTCCATCTTTTTTCTCCAATCCACCGTGGCGGCCTGTAAAGATCCCGACAACTCGGGACTCCAGATTAAGAGCCGGATATAGATCACGTTGAATAAATATTCGGGACATCTCTTTTGCCACATTACCGAAACCGATAAAAAGTATTCTCATTTATTGCCCTCATCCCTTTAAAAGTGTTATACATTCGATTATAGTTACTGTAATATTGATGTCAATTTGCAATAAAGAAAAGATGCAGGCTCATACACTTCAGGGATCCCATGATCCTTAAAATATTACATTCCGAGGAGGATTTATGTTGAACAAACTTCCTATCGACCCAAACATTACTGATGTTGCCAAGGCTTACCGATTTCTTAAAAACCGTGTGAGACACACTCCTACCGAGTATTCTTTCCCGCTGAGCGAAATATGCGGCAGCCCAGTGTACTTGAAATGGGAAAACCAGCAGCTTTGCGGCTCATTTAAATTAAGGGGAGCACTTTATAAAATGAATTCACTCTCCCTTGAAGAACGGGCAAAAGGCGTTGTGACCTGCTCAAGCGGAAACCATGGTCAGGGCGTTGCTCTTGCAGCTAAGGAACTTGGCATCAAGACACTGATCTTTGTCCCCAACGTATGTCCCGAAACTAAGAAAGCTGCCATAAAACGAAGGGGCGGAGAATTTGTAAATCTTGTTGTTACAAGCGGAGATTATGACTTTGCGGAACATTCAGCCCACGAACATGCTGAAAAAAACGGGATGACCTATGTCTCTTCTTTTGAAGATGCTACGGTGATCTCCGGACAGGGAACTGCGGGTTTTGAAATGTTTACCGATGAACCGGACATAGAGCTTCTGATCATTCCCGCGGGGGGCGGAGGCCTCATGAACGGGATCGCGATAGCGGCAAAAGCCCTTAACCCTGATGTTGAAATATGGGGAGTGCAGTCTGTCGCGTCTAATCCATGGGTAGTCTCATGGGCTGACGGCATCGTCAGGGAGGTCACATACCTTGAAACTCTGGCTGACGGACTTGCAGGCTACATACCCCAGAGCCTGCTCTCACTCGCAAAGAAACGCGTGACAGGCATCCTTGAGATCACGGAGGAAGACATCGCCAAAGCGATTGCCTTCCTGCACAGAGAACACCATCAGATAGTTGAGGGAGCAGGTGCTGTAGGAGTTGCCGCACTGCTGGCAGGCAAGATCGATCCGAAGGGAAGGAAGACAGGGATAGTAATATCAGGAGGCAATATCGATGAGGAAAAACTGAAAGCTATCCTTTCCAGATACTGATCTTTGTAAAAAACAAGTCCCGGGTATGACCCGGGACTTGTTTTTTAACATATATACTGCAAAACAGCAATGCTGATCTGTTTTTACTTAGTTATTCCGACTTATCGAGAGGCAGCTCAGGATTTCCTGCCCACGCCTGGAATCCCTCATCATAACACTGGGATTTGTGGAATCCTGCGTAACGCAGTGCCATCGTGACAAAGGCGGCTCTTACTCCGGCAGTATCGTATACAACTATCTCGTTATCCGGCGTTATGCAATGTTTATTGAGAAGAGCAACTATCTCTTCAACTTCTTTAAAGTGATACTGATCCTGAACGAATTCCTGCATTTCTATGTGTATCGCTCCGGGAAGGTGACCGGCTCTCTTTTCCTGGAATGGCCTTATTTTGCCCTGGTATTCCGCGAGTGTGCGTACGTCAAGCAAAACCAGTCCGCTCTTGCCCATATTGTTGTTTATCCATTCTGTATCAACAAGATAATGCTCTTTGTATTTAGATACTGAGAAGGCGACCGCCTTATTCTTGTGAGCGGTCCTGGATACTGCTCCGCCAGCCTTCTTCCAGGCTGTAAAGCCCCCTTCAAGTATTCTCGCATTCTTTATGCCGCTCATCCTGAGTACCCAGAGGGTCCATCCGCTCTGTCCCCATCCGCCTGCATCATCATATACAACTACCTGTTTCTTTCCGTTTATACCTAGAGCTCCTATCCTCTTTGCCATTGTAGCAGGCTGCCAGACAGTACCCCATTTTTTTGAGCCCGTCGGAGCATTCATATTTGCAAAGTATGTCCAGCTTGCGTTGACCGCTCCAGAGATGTGTCCGCCTGAATAAAGGCTTTCCGGCCTGGCATCGACTAGGACGACATTGCCCTTGTTTTTCTTCAGCCACTCAGCAGACACCAGAAGTGATTCCTCTGTCTCGGGTTCACCTACTTGCATCGGAGAAGGTTTCAATGGCCTGATCTGGGGGACCGTGACAGCAACAGGAGCTTTTTCTATCGGTGCTGCAGTTGCTGTTTTATTCTCCGGTACTTTTGTCTCGGGCGTGGCAGTGGTTTTGGACTGCTGTGATGTCTGTAATGTGTTGTCTGCCGATGAGGGTGTCTGTGTCTGGGCTGAAAGGGGCGGGACCATAAGGGTCAGGGCCATAAATGCGATCAATATTGCGCTGGACAATTTTTTCATAATATCATTCCTTTCATACTTCATGCTCTTCATATCAGGCACTATTACATTATCTAAGTCAGTATCATAACAAAATATAACTTTTTTAAATCTGCTAAATTACTGTTTTGATCATCAATGCCAGTTCTCGTATATCCACTGTGCCGCTCTTTTCGCCTCATTGAATTCTTCCCACATTTTTCTTTCTTCCTCGTCCTGCGGCTCAACAATGGTCTCATGCCTTCTCTTTATCCATTCCCTGAACTCCAACAGAGCATCATGCCTTGCAAAGTGTTCAAAAACAAGATCGAACTTTGGGATGCCCCAAAGCATATTGGGAGCCAGAGCACCTATACCTACCAGCCATGCTGTTGCGTTCTGGAGCATTTTTTTGATTCCTTTTTTATGTGCGACGCGGAGAAGAACTGCCCTATGCCCTCCTGTAACTGTCTCAGATATCATATTTACTGAATCCTCAGTACAAAAGACTTCAGTTGAAAAACCAAGCATGGCTGGAATAGGGTTGAAATCGCTTTCAGACGCAATCAGAAGGTATCTTACAGCAGTAGAATGGGAAGCAATATATTTCAGAGCCTCGACTGATCCGGGAGAGGTTCTTCTTGACGTTGTAATGTAGAGGTCGGCCTCTTCATGTTCAGCGATCTTCATTATATGTCCGATCTTTTTTTTGATCCATGCGGGCGATACTGAATAGTTTCCGTCATCACCGCCGATAAGGATCGACCATATCCTCGAAGAATTCGCCGGATATTCCTGTAACAATGCTTCACCCTGCTTTTTAAGCTCATCCTTCATGATCGAATTGGGTGAACCAAGCGTGACAAGTACATTCGGTTTTCTGTCAGGATAATCATGCTCCGGCACTATCGCAAAATCAAACGGACCGGTGCCTACGATCCCGGGTGTCATTACAGTGGCACACGCACACCTCCATATATAGCCAAGGGCAAGGTTGTAGGGGGCTGGTGTGCTTCCTGCGGAAATTATGAGAACTTCCCTTGTTCCCTCGTGGATATCTCTCTCTGCGAACCACTGGCCCACCCTTCTGACAACAGCGTCTCCATCAGCCATGGCAAGCCAGTCCCTTGCGTCTCTTCTGTTTCCCTGTACAAGCTTTCTTGCTGCTGCCTTTGCCCTAGTTCTGGCAGCTCCACTGAGTAAGGGAACCTCTGCTTCCAGTATCTCGGCACCTGTCATCATGGACAGCCAAAGGGCCACACCACGGCTCTGGTTTAGGTGTCCCCTTATTCCGTCACTTAAGATGACTATCACCCTGATACTTTTATCTTCGTTCATTGCACCCTGTTCTTGTCCTTTTCTTCTGCAAGTATCTTTCTTACTATCTGCAAATCTTCCTCTGTGTTGACGTTGGGGCCGAGAGAAGGATACTTTGTCGCAATTACAGCCATTGTATAGCCATGTTCCAATATCCTTAACTGCTCCAGTGATTCTTCTTTCATCAGCGGAGTAGTGGGAAGTTCAACGAATTTCAGGAGGAATTCCTTTGTAAAAGCATATATGCCAAGATGCTCCCAGACGGGACATTCTGTAGCATTGCGCCTGAAAGGTATCGGTGACCTGCTGAAATAGAGCGCTCTGCCCTTTTGGTCGGTGACGACTTTAACAATGTTGGGGTTGTTGAAATCTTTTTCGCTGGTTATAGGCACGCACACCGTTGCAGAGTCTGCACCTGGGTCTGATACTATTCCCTCTGCAAGCTCCCTTAGCATCCTCGGATCTAGCATGGGCTCGTCTCCCTGGATGTTTATCACGTAGTCTGTATCGATGGTTCTGGCTACCTCTGCCACCCTGCTGGAACCATCAGGATGATCAGCTCTCGTAATAAGTACGTCTCCGCCGAATTTTTCAGCTGCGTTGTATATCCTTTCGTCATCTGTAGCAATCACTACTCTGAAGAAGACACCCGAAGCCAAGGCTCTCCTGTATACGTGTTCTACCATCGGTTTCCCGCAAATATCAAGAAGCGGTTTACCGGCCAGCCTTGTAGATGCGAACCTTGAAGGTATCACACCAAGAATCCTGGGTAAATTCATTTACTCACATTCCATTCTCTGAACTTTTTCAGCATCTTTTCCCTGTCGAGAAACTTTACGTTTCTGACGATCCATTCGCGCATCTCTCTGCCGTCTTCTGTCTCCTGCTTGTAGCTTATGAAGTCAAGTTTAATTCCAAGTTCGTCAGCAATTTTAACAGCAAAGACGGGCCAGATCATACCAATATCACCGATCACCGGGATGCTGCCCTCGTGTCGTGCAAAGGCAGACATTTCCATCCTGAATGGTATTTTGGATATCTTCGTCTTGGGAAGTCCTTTATCGATAGCTTCCTGTATCATGGAACTCTTTTTCTGGAGGTCCTGTGCAAGCCTCAGGTTTTCGTCCAGATCAAATCTGATGAGAGTTTTGCCTTCAAGGCTGAATACCGGCTGTCCCTGCCACCACGACCAGATTCCGTGTCCGGTATATGTTTCGAATGGACCATCGTGGATCTCCTGGGTAAGAGCCACTGCTGATTCGATAATGACATCTGCCGCACCGAGCATATCTGCTATACGCCTTGAACGTTCTGCTACAGGGATGCTGTCTCCTACTGCAAGTCCGACATGCCCTCCGCCTACCATCTGCGGTATGGTCACAAGAACGGGAAGTCCCTTTTCCGCTCCCATCCCAAGCATAGTCCTGCTGTCACATCCCCATCCCGCTATTGTTTCAAAAGGAAGCCCCGACTGCCTTGAGAGAGAGAGTATCTCCTCGGCAATTTTCTCAGTTCTCAGTCCCATAGGGTAGGCCATATTGCCGGCCGCTTTAATGACCATCCTGCCCTCCGAGGCCTTACCTTTTTCCAATAGGTCCCCGTCAAGGATCATCTCTTTGCGGATAAGGTCTATATCCTCATCAGAAAGCTCAGTGAATTCGAAGAC from Synergistetes bacterium HGW-Synergistetes-1 encodes the following:
- a CDS encoding serine/threonine dehydratase — encoded protein: MNKLPIDPNITDVAKAYRFLKNRVRHTPTEYSFPLSEICGSPVYLKWENQQLCGSFKLRGALYKMNSLSLEERAKGVVTCSSGNHGQGVALAAKELGIKTLIFVPNVCPETKKAAIKRRGGEFVNLVVTSGDYDFAEHSAHEHAEKNGMTYVSSFEDATVISGQGTAGFEMFTDEPDIELLIIPAGGGGLMNGIAIAAKALNPDVEIWGVQSVASNPWVVSWADGIVREVTYLETLADGLAGYIPQSLLSLAKKRVTGILEITEEDIAKAIAFLHREHHQIVEGAGAVGVAALLAGKIDPKGRKTGIVISGGNIDEEKLKAILSRY
- a CDS encoding sulfurtransferase, encoding MPDMKSMKYERNDIMKKLSSAILIAFMALTLMVPPLSAQTQTPSSADNTLQTSQQSKTTATPETKVPENKTATAAPIEKAPVAVTVPQIRPLKPSPMQVGEPETEESLLVSAEWLKKNKGNVVLVDARPESLYSGGHISGAVNASWTYFANMNAPTGSKKWGTVWQPATMAKRIGALGINGKKQVVVYDDAGGWGQSGWTLWVLRMSGIKNARILEGGFTAWKKAGGAVSRTAHKNKAVAFSVSKYKEHYLVDTEWINNNMGKSGLVLLDVRTLAEYQGKIRPFQEKRAGHLPGAIHIEMQEFVQDQYHFKEVEEIVALLNKHCITPDNEIVVYDTAGVRAAFVTMALRYAGFHKSQCYDEGFQAWAGNPELPLDKSE
- the kdsB gene encoding 3-deoxy-manno-octulosonate cytidylyltransferase; amino-acid sequence: MNLPRILGVIPSRFASTRLAGKPLLDICGKPMVEHVYRRALASGVFFRVVIATDDERIYNAAEKFGGDVLITRADHPDGSSRVAEVARTIDTDYVINIQGDEPMLDPRMLRELAEGIVSDPGADSATVCVPITSEKDFNNPNIVKVVTDQKGRALYFSRSPIPFRRNATECPVWEHLGIYAFTKEFLLKFVELPTTPLMKEESLEQLRILEHGYTMAVIATKYPSLGPNVNTEEDLQIVRKILAEEKDKNRVQ